The following proteins come from a genomic window of Flavobacterium eburneipallidum:
- the purD gene encoding phosphoribosylamine--glycine ligase: MNILLLGSGGREHAFAWKMVQSPLCDTLFVAPGNAGTAAIAKNLDFSATDFDAIKALVIKENIELVVVGPEDPLVKGIFDFFKNDADLKDIPVIGPSKLGATLEGSKEFAKEFLMKHKIPTAAYDSFTAETVEKGCEFLATLQPPYVLKADGLAAGKGVLIIQDLAEAQEELRNMLVGQKFGAASSKVVIEEFLDGIELSCFVLTDGKSYKILPTAKDYKRIGEGDTGLNTGGMGAVSPVPYVDAVLMEKIETRIVKPTIEGFQKDGIEYKGFVFIGLINVKNEPIVIEYNVRMGDPETEVVVPRMKSDLVELFLAVANEKLDEFELEIDERSATTIVVVSGGYPEDFEKGKVISGLETIEDSIVFHAGTKLDNGNVVSNGGRVLTVTSYGDNFEEAIKKSYQNIDKLHFDKMYFRKDIGNDLK, from the coding sequence ATGAATATTTTACTTTTAGGTTCTGGAGGAAGAGAACACGCTTTTGCTTGGAAAATGGTTCAAAGTCCGCTTTGCGACACCCTTTTTGTAGCACCAGGAAATGCAGGAACGGCAGCTATTGCAAAGAATTTAGATTTTAGCGCTACTGATTTTGATGCTATCAAAGCATTAGTGATTAAAGAAAATATAGAATTGGTGGTTGTTGGCCCAGAAGATCCATTAGTAAAAGGGATTTTCGATTTTTTCAAAAATGATGCTGATTTAAAAGATATTCCAGTTATTGGACCATCAAAATTAGGTGCAACTTTGGAAGGAAGTAAAGAGTTTGCCAAGGAATTTTTGATGAAACACAAGATTCCAACTGCAGCTTACGATAGTTTTACGGCTGAAACAGTGGAAAAAGGATGCGAATTCCTTGCTACTTTGCAACCGCCTTATGTTTTGAAAGCAGATGGATTGGCAGCAGGGAAAGGGGTTTTGATTATTCAAGATTTGGCAGAAGCCCAAGAAGAATTGAGAAATATGTTGGTGGGTCAAAAATTTGGTGCCGCCAGTTCCAAAGTGGTAATCGAAGAATTCCTGGATGGAATTGAATTGAGTTGTTTCGTATTGACTGACGGAAAAAGTTATAAAATATTGCCAACTGCTAAAGATTACAAACGCATTGGCGAGGGCGACACTGGTTTGAATACAGGCGGAATGGGCGCGGTTTCTCCAGTTCCGTATGTTGATGCTGTTTTGATGGAAAAAATAGAAACACGTATCGTAAAACCAACAATCGAAGGTTTTCAAAAAGACGGAATTGAATACAAAGGATTTGTATTTATTGGATTGATCAATGTGAAAAACGAACCAATCGTAATTGAATACAATGTGAGAATGGGTGATCCCGAAACGGAAGTGGTTGTTCCAAGGATGAAATCGGATTTGGTGGAATTGTTTTTGGCTGTAGCCAACGAAAAACTGGACGAATTCGAATTAGAAATTGACGAAAGAAGTGCTACGACAATTGTTGTTGTTTCTGGCGGTTATCCTGAAGATTTCGAGAAAGGAAAAGTAATTTCGGGCTTGGAAACCATAGAAGATTCGATAGTTTTTCATGCCGGAACAAAACTTGATAACGGAAACGTAGTATCTAATGGAGGAAGAGTTTTAACAGTGACTTCTTATGGAGACAACTTCGAAGAGGCCATAAAAAAATCTTACCAAAACATAGACAAGCTACATTTTGATAAGATGTATTTTAGAAAAGATATTGGGAACGACTTAAAATAG
- a CDS encoding DUF6341 family protein — protein sequence MKAFFEGIQWLFETIFFAPQNFLRELELTHWFAANTINWIFMIICAVAIVYWCKQLVIFDEKGEENQDTTAHSFLK from the coding sequence ATGAAAGCATTTTTTGAAGGAATTCAATGGTTATTTGAAACAATTTTTTTCGCTCCACAAAATTTTTTGAGAGAATTAGAGCTTACTCATTGGTTTGCTGCTAATACTATCAATTGGATTTTTATGATTATCTGTGCAGTTGCCATCGTATATTGGTGCAAGCAATTAGTGATCTTTGACGAAAAAGGAGAAGAAAACCAAGATACTACCGCTCACTCTTTCTTAAAATAA
- a CDS encoding DUF6427 family protein, with product MITSVFRKSTPLNLLLVVILMLVFFLVYQFQDFSWLNSLVSILKTFGLLLLLLGSIFITNFVAKKNGLSKDSCYTIFFYFLFLLFFPSVLNNTNLIVSNFFILLALRRLISLQSLKASKEKIFDASLWIFMASLFHFWSILYIVLVFISIIFHVAKDYRNWVLPFIALLSVGIIAMVFSIILDTSIIQFVKTHATINFKLDYFTNNYQNGAFSIYITVALFFVISMFASLSNKPLLLHSSYKKIVASFFIGILIFIISANKSNDLLMFTFAPLAIMATSHIETKQIQLKQEMVLGVLILCCLFTFFSQL from the coding sequence ATGATAACAAGTGTTTTTAGAAAATCTACACCATTAAATTTACTTTTGGTTGTAATTTTAATGCTAGTTTTCTTTTTAGTGTACCAATTTCAAGATTTTTCTTGGCTGAATTCCCTTGTTTCAATTCTAAAAACATTCGGATTATTACTGCTTTTATTAGGTTCTATTTTCATTACGAATTTTGTTGCGAAGAAAAATGGATTGAGCAAAGACAGCTGTTACACGATTTTTTTCTACTTTTTGTTTCTGCTTTTTTTTCCTTCGGTATTGAATAATACTAATTTGATTGTATCCAATTTTTTCATTCTTTTAGCACTTCGCCGATTAATTTCATTACAATCCTTAAAAGCTTCTAAAGAAAAGATTTTTGATGCTTCTTTATGGATTTTTATGGCTTCACTATTCCATTTTTGGAGTATTCTTTATATTGTTTTGGTATTTATTTCTATAATTTTTCATGTTGCCAAAGATTATAGAAATTGGGTTTTACCTTTTATAGCGCTTCTTTCGGTGGGGATTATTGCTATGGTTTTTTCTATAATTTTGGACACAAGTATTATTCAATTTGTTAAAACCCATGCAACGATTAATTTCAAATTGGATTATTTTACTAATAATTATCAAAATGGAGCATTTTCTATCTATATAACAGTAGCATTGTTTTTTGTAATTTCAATGTTTGCTTCACTTTCTAATAAGCCATTATTACTGCATTCTTCTTATAAAAAAATTGTTGCATCCTTCTTTATTGGAATCTTAATTTTTATTATTTCGGCCAATAAAAGCAATGATTTGCTGATGTTTACCTTTGCACCTTTGGCCATTATGGCAACCAGTCATATCGAAACTAAACAAATACAATTGAAGCAAGAAATGGTTTTAGGAGTGTTGATTCTTTGTTGTTTATTTACTTTTTTTTCTCAATTATAA
- the upp gene encoding uracil phosphoribosyltransferase yields MQIHNLSKKNSVLNHFLAQIRDVNVQKDSLRFRRNIERIGEIMSYELSKILDYKNIEIQTPLGIKKTSEIKNQLVICSILRAGLALHQGFLNYFDDSENGFISAYRHHPNDDDSFDILVEYQAVADIENKNLLLVDPMLATGQSVVAVFNKLIEKGTPKEIHIAVIIAAPEGVAYLEEHLPNSCHLWIASLDEKLNDKKYIVPGLGDAGDLAYGTKL; encoded by the coding sequence ATGCAAATTCATAATTTATCTAAAAAAAACAGTGTTCTGAATCATTTTTTGGCTCAAATTAGAGATGTAAACGTTCAGAAAGACAGTCTGCGTTTTCGAAGAAATATAGAACGTATTGGCGAAATAATGAGCTATGAATTGAGTAAAATTTTAGATTATAAAAATATTGAGATTCAAACACCGCTTGGGATTAAGAAAACGTCCGAAATCAAAAACCAATTGGTTATTTGTTCCATTTTGAGAGCTGGACTAGCACTGCATCAAGGATTTTTAAATTATTTTGACGATTCCGAAAACGGTTTCATTTCGGCTTACAGACACCATCCTAACGATGATGATTCTTTTGATATTTTAGTTGAATATCAGGCTGTTGCCGATATCGAAAACAAAAATTTACTATTAGTTGATCCCATGCTGGCTACAGGACAATCAGTCGTTGCTGTCTTCAATAAATTAATAGAAAAAGGAACACCAAAAGAAATTCATATTGCCGTAATTATTGCCGCTCCCGAAGGTGTGGCTTATCTTGAAGAACATTTACCCAATTCTTGCCATCTTTGGATAGCTTCTTTAGATGAAAAATTGAATGATAAGAAATACATCGTTCCTGGATTAGGCGACGCAGGAGACTTGGCTTACGGGACTAAATTATAA
- a CDS encoding DUF4254 domain-containing protein, with product MFSKLAYSVFEQSIQDYHKFDNVDQPIDNPFPKEKIEHLLYLKNWIDTVQWHYEDIIRDPNIDPVAALTLKRRIDASNQERTDMVEYIDGYFLQKYSHVAVKDNAKINSESPAWAFDRLSILALKIYHMNEEAIRAEASQEHRDKCQAKLNVLLEQRTDLSTAIEELLTDIENGDKFMKVYKQMKMYNDDDLNPVLYQNKK from the coding sequence ATGTTTTCAAAATTAGCGTATTCGGTTTTCGAACAAAGTATTCAAGATTATCACAAATTTGATAATGTAGATCAGCCCATAGATAATCCTTTTCCGAAGGAAAAAATTGAACATTTATTATATCTAAAAAATTGGATTGACACAGTGCAATGGCATTATGAAGATATTATTCGTGATCCGAATATTGACCCAGTTGCGGCATTGACATTGAAAAGAAGAATTGATGCTTCGAATCAAGAACGTACTGATATGGTAGAATACATTGACGGATATTTTCTTCAAAAATACAGTCATGTTGCCGTAAAAGATAATGCTAAAATCAATTCCGAAAGTCCAGCTTGGGCATTCGATAGATTGTCTATTTTAGCTCTGAAAATTTATCACATGAACGAAGAAGCTATTCGTGCTGAAGCTTCGCAAGAGCATAGAGACAAATGTCAAGCAAAATTGAACGTCTTATTAGAGCAAAGAACAGATTTGTCCACTGCCATTGAAGAGTTGCTAACTGATATTGAAAATGGTGATAAATTCATGAAAGTGTACAAACAAATGAAAATGTACAATGATGATGATTTGAATCCTGTTTTGTATCAGAATAAAAAATAA
- a CDS encoding ATP-binding protein — protein sequence MITIDKLKKLKESEDKVEFKKGEGGNISYDGGSKPKPSDRRRCILGYVTALCNEGGGYLVIGMSDNYPHEVIGTKQNLGSIGELESKIYTDTGIRPVLYELYENLKRVLVIEVPCRPAGKVFKFEDVALMRVGEELKPMSDEVYLKIINEQEPDFSQQFCEGLMVSDLDEKAISVLKEKYALKQNNPIFKTLSHEQLLSDLELLKNEKLTNAALILLAKKEVLNEKLPQAAVMLEYRNAENQIPFDNRIVFSEPFFILIDELWSTINLRNGSFPIQDGAYIFTIPFFNEEVIRESINNAITHRDYRKTSEIVVKQFPQRLDIINAGGFPIGVNLENLLKTPSTPRNRLLADVLQKTGIVERSGQGVDKIFYNTLIEGKAEPDYSKSDYFQVNLKLSAVIEDRAFALFIVAVQEELPETEKLSVLEVIALNMIKKNAAKKDLDAEIVSKLLEKKLIEKRGKTNAVYYILSKDYYEFTDEKAKYYNLQELDDNQVLNTILQFLSKESKAKMKDFVGLFEDKLSRKQVRLRIDKFVMNRILEQKGEGSASIYKLSDDYIKRIEVISEAINIGMKEMERKQSQKIERAKKRPKKD from the coding sequence ATGATAACTATAGATAAACTTAAAAAACTCAAGGAGTCAGAAGACAAGGTTGAATTTAAAAAAGGTGAAGGAGGTAATATATCTTATGATGGTGGATCTAAACCAAAACCAAGTGATAGACGAAGATGTATTTTAGGATATGTTACCGCCTTATGTAATGAAGGAGGAGGATATTTAGTCATTGGAATGAGTGATAATTATCCTCATGAGGTCATTGGTACAAAACAAAATCTAGGTTCGATAGGAGAATTAGAATCTAAAATATATACAGATACTGGAATTCGTCCAGTTTTATATGAACTTTATGAAAATTTAAAAAGAGTTTTAGTAATAGAAGTTCCTTGTCGTCCAGCAGGAAAAGTTTTTAAATTTGAAGACGTTGCTTTAATGAGAGTTGGTGAAGAATTGAAACCAATGTCAGATGAAGTTTATTTAAAAATAATTAATGAACAAGAACCTGACTTTTCTCAACAATTTTGTGAGGGTTTAATGGTTTCTGATTTAGATGAAAAAGCAATTTCCGTCTTAAAAGAAAAATATGCCTTAAAACAAAACAATCCTATTTTTAAGACACTTTCTCATGAACAATTGTTATCTGATTTAGAACTTTTGAAAAATGAAAAACTCACTAATGCTGCGTTAATTCTTCTTGCTAAAAAAGAAGTTCTAAACGAAAAACTTCCTCAAGCGGCTGTGATGTTGGAATATCGTAATGCTGAAAATCAAATCCCTTTTGATAATAGAATTGTTTTTTCAGAACCTTTTTTTATACTAATTGATGAACTTTGGAGTACTATTAATTTAAGAAATGGTAGTTTTCCAATTCAAGACGGGGCATATATTTTTACAATTCCTTTTTTTAATGAAGAAGTGATTCGGGAGTCTATTAATAACGCCATTACGCACAGAGATTATAGGAAAACGTCTGAAATAGTTGTGAAACAATTTCCTCAAAGATTAGACATAATTAACGCAGGAGGATTTCCAATAGGTGTTAATTTGGAAAATCTATTAAAAACACCAAGTACTCCTAGAAACAGACTTTTGGCAGATGTTTTGCAAAAAACAGGAATTGTAGAACGCTCTGGACAAGGAGTTGACAAGATATTTTACAATACACTTATAGAAGGAAAAGCAGAACCAGATTATTCAAAATCCGATTATTTTCAAGTAAATTTAAAATTATCAGCCGTAATAGAAGATAGAGCTTTTGCATTATTTATTGTTGCAGTGCAAGAAGAATTACCAGAAACAGAAAAACTATCTGTTTTAGAAGTAATTGCTTTAAATATGATAAAAAAGAATGCAGCTAAAAAAGATTTGGATGCTGAAATAGTTTCTAAACTTTTAGAAAAAAAGTTAATAGAAAAAAGAGGTAAGACGAATGCTGTTTATTATATTCTTTCAAAAGATTATTACGAGTTTACAGATGAAAAAGCAAAATATTACAATCTTCAAGAATTAGATGATAATCAGGTTTTAAATACCATTTTGCAATTTTTATCTAAAGAGAGTAAAGCAAAGATGAAAGATTTTGTTGGACTTTTTGAAGATAAATTATCAAGAAAACAAGTAAGATTGAGAATTGATAAATTTGTTATGAATAGAATATTAGAGCAAAAAGGTGAAGGCTCTGCTTCGATCTATAAGTTAAGTGATGATTATATTAAAAGAATTGAAGTTATATCTGAAGCAATAAATATTGGGATGAAAGAGATGGAAAGGAAACAAAGTCAAAAGATTGAAAGGGCCAAAAAAAGACCAAAAAAAGACTAG
- a CDS encoding glycosyltransferase family 9 protein, with the protein MRLSAMGDVAMTVPVLRAFVQQNPEIKITVVSRPFFKPFFEGIPNLSFFAFDDKQRHKGFLGLLRLFQDLKALEIDDFADLHNVLRSKVVRSLFALSGKKTASVDKGREEKTALTRSENKIFKPLTTMFERHVKVFSELGFAVDLSNPIFPEKAILDPEILKLIGENNQKLIGIAPFAQYDSKVYPLDLMQEVINQLASTKTNKILLFGGGNKEIELLNSFSKGKDNVIVVAGKIKFQQELHLISNLDVMLSMDSGNAHIAAMLGIKVITLWGATHPFAGFSPFNQPLENALVSDRNLFPKLPTSVYGNKIIEGYEDAMRTIPVDKVVSTVLS; encoded by the coding sequence ATGAGACTTTCCGCAATGGGAGATGTCGCCATGACGGTTCCTGTTTTGAGGGCTTTTGTCCAGCAAAATCCCGAAATAAAAATTACGGTGGTTTCCCGCCCGTTTTTCAAACCTTTTTTTGAAGGAATTCCTAATCTTTCTTTCTTTGCTTTCGATGATAAACAACGTCACAAAGGATTTCTTGGATTATTGCGATTGTTTCAGGACTTAAAAGCTTTGGAGATTGATGATTTTGCTGATTTGCACAACGTTTTACGTTCCAAAGTAGTTCGATCGTTATTTGCTTTAAGCGGTAAAAAAACAGCTTCTGTTGATAAAGGAAGAGAAGAAAAAACAGCTTTAACTAGATCCGAAAACAAAATCTTCAAACCCTTAACAACCATGTTCGAAAGACACGTAAAAGTGTTCAGTGAACTAGGTTTCGCAGTAGATTTATCCAATCCAATATTTCCTGAAAAGGCAATTTTAGACCCTGAAATTTTAAAATTAATTGGAGAAAACAATCAAAAACTAATTGGAATTGCTCCTTTTGCGCAATATGATTCCAAGGTGTATCCTTTGGATTTGATGCAGGAAGTTATTAATCAATTGGCTTCCACTAAAACGAATAAAATATTGCTTTTTGGCGGTGGAAATAAAGAAATAGAATTGTTGAATTCGTTCTCAAAAGGGAAAGACAATGTAATTGTTGTTGCGGGAAAAATTAAGTTTCAACAGGAATTGCATCTTATTTCTAATCTCGATGTGATGCTTTCTATGGATTCTGGAAATGCACATATCGCAGCCATGTTGGGTATAAAAGTCATTACGCTTTGGGGAGCCACGCATCCTTTTGCGGGTTTTTCGCCTTTCAATCAACCCTTGGAAAATGCTTTGGTTTCCGATCGGAATTTGTTTCCAAAGTTACCTACTTCGGTGTATGGAAATAAGATTATAGAAGGATATGAAGATGCAATGCGAACTATTCCAGTTGATAAGGTAGTTTCGACTGTATTATCATAG
- a CDS encoding SPOR domain-containing protein produces MNIEPYIAQLLYRYQCVTVPGFGAFLTEIQSAQLVESSHSFFPPKKIISFNAHIKNNDGLLANHIAQAEKTSYEYVVSAIQYQVLNWKKNIQLDGILSIKNVGNFELNADKNLIFTPFDQTNYLTNSFGLSAFVSPVIKREIFEQKIEALEENIDQEAVIEFIPERRRTSNYLKYAAVFVLGLGVAGSIGYPLYQQKIASETILVEKSVQKQVQNKIQEATFFIENPIPAVTLTVKMKEEKMSYHIMAGAFRDEKNAEKIFKKLTIQGYKARRIPQNKHGLFPVLYGSYATFAEAEKVRQEILKNENPDAWVLIESL; encoded by the coding sequence ATGAATATCGAACCTTACATTGCACAGCTTTTATACCGTTACCAATGTGTAACCGTTCCTGGTTTTGGAGCATTTTTGACTGAAATCCAATCGGCTCAACTAGTTGAAAGTTCGCATTCGTTTTTTCCACCAAAGAAAATCATTTCTTTTAATGCTCATATCAAAAACAATGATGGGTTATTGGCAAATCACATTGCACAAGCGGAAAAAACATCTTACGAATATGTAGTAAGTGCGATTCAATATCAGGTTTTAAACTGGAAAAAAAACATTCAATTAGACGGAATTTTAAGTATAAAAAACGTTGGGAATTTTGAGTTGAATGCTGACAAAAATTTGATTTTCACACCTTTTGACCAAACCAATTATTTAACTAATTCTTTTGGGTTAAGTGCTTTTGTTTCTCCTGTTATAAAAAGAGAAATTTTCGAACAAAAAATAGAAGCTCTTGAAGAAAATATTGATCAAGAAGCAGTAATTGAATTTATCCCTGAAAGAAGAAGAACGAGTAATTATTTAAAATACGCTGCCGTTTTTGTTCTAGGATTGGGGGTTGCAGGCTCTATTGGCTATCCGCTTTACCAACAAAAAATTGCTTCCGAAACCATTCTTGTGGAGAAATCAGTTCAAAAACAAGTACAAAACAAAATTCAAGAAGCGACTTTTTTTATCGAAAATCCCATTCCAGCGGTAACTCTTACGGTAAAAATGAAAGAGGAAAAAATGTCCTATCACATTATGGCAGGAGCATTTAGAGATGAGAAAAATGCCGAAAAAATATTCAAAAAATTAACCATTCAAGGATATAAAGCACGTAGAATTCCACAAAACAAACATGGTTTATTCCCTGTACTTTATGGAAGTTATGCTACTTTTGCCGAAGCCGAAAAAGTTAGACAAGAAATACTTAAAAATGAAAACCCTGACGCTTGGGTACTCATAGAGTCACTATAA
- the dprA gene encoding DNA-processing protein DprA: MTDQDLFHLLALQQVEGVGDIVAKKLITHCGNATEVFKTKSSQLGTIDGIGSVLLQKLKDKTVFERAEKELQFIQSNEINTAYFQDENYPERLKHCIDGPVLLFTSGNIDLKNRKTISIVGTRKITSYGMEFCRKLIEDLAPLDPVIVSGFAYGVDIFAHQLAIDHNLQTIGVVAHGLNQIYPKDHKKYVSKVEQNGGFMTEFWSSSNPEKENFVRRNRIVAGMSEATIVIESADRGGSLITANIANDYNRDVFAVPGRTTDKYSQGCNNLIKTQKANVLTSAADLIYILNWDIESKAKPVQKQLFVTLENDEQKIYDYLLKNGKELMDIIALRCDFPIYKISGMLLNMELKGVIRPLPGKLFEAI, from the coding sequence ATGACAGATCAGGATTTATTTCATTTATTGGCATTGCAACAAGTAGAAGGAGTGGGCGATATTGTTGCCAAAAAACTAATAACCCATTGCGGAAATGCTACCGAAGTTTTCAAAACTAAGTCTTCTCAATTGGGTACTATTGATGGAATTGGTTCTGTTTTACTTCAAAAATTAAAAGACAAAACCGTTTTTGAAAGAGCAGAAAAAGAGCTTCAGTTTATTCAGTCCAACGAAATTAATACTGCTTATTTTCAGGATGAAAATTATCCGGAACGATTGAAACATTGTATCGACGGACCAGTTTTATTGTTTACGTCGGGAAATATTGATTTAAAAAACAGAAAAACCATTAGCATTGTAGGAACTCGAAAAATCACTTCTTATGGAATGGAATTCTGCCGAAAACTGATTGAAGATTTAGCACCGCTGGATCCTGTAATTGTAAGTGGTTTTGCTTATGGCGTTGATATTTTTGCCCATCAATTGGCAATAGATCACAATCTGCAAACGATTGGTGTTGTAGCACACGGTTTGAACCAAATTTACCCAAAAGACCATAAAAAATATGTGTCAAAAGTAGAGCAAAACGGAGGTTTTATGACTGAATTTTGGAGTTCGTCCAATCCTGAAAAAGAAAATTTTGTTCGTAGAAATCGTATTGTCGCAGGAATGTCTGAAGCTACCATCGTTATCGAATCGGCTGATAGAGGTGGCTCGTTGATTACCGCCAATATTGCTAATGATTACAATCGTGATGTTTTTGCCGTTCCGGGTCGAACCACGGATAAATACAGTCAAGGCTGCAATAATTTGATAAAAACCCAAAAGGCAAATGTATTAACCAGTGCAGCCGATTTGATTTATATCTTGAATTGGGATATCGAAAGCAAAGCCAAACCCGTTCAAAAACAACTTTTTGTCACGCTCGAAAATGACGAACAAAAGATATACGATTATCTCCTAAAAAACGGGAAAGAATTAATGGATATTATTGCTTTGCGTTGTGATTTCCCTATTTATAAAATCTCTGGAATGTTGCTGAACATGGAACTTAAAGGTGTAATTCGACCTTTGCCTGGGAAATTATTTGAGGCGATATAA
- the trpS gene encoding tryptophan--tRNA ligase, giving the protein MAKILTGVQSTGTPHLGNLLGAIIPAIELSNNPANESFLFIADLHSITQIKDGKTLRANTYSTAAAWLACGLNVNKVVFYRQSDVAQTAELSWYLSCFFPFQRLTLAHSFKDKSDRLEDVNAGLFSYPMLMAADILLYDAQFVPVGKDQLQHLEITRDVASRFNHQMGETFVLPEAKIQENSMLIPGTNGGKMSKSANNIINIFLDDKALRKQVMSIETDSTPLEDPKNPDTCNAFAIYSLLANEEQLAEMRENYLGGNYGYGHAKQALFELIVEKFKTEREKYNYYINNLEEVDALLKIGAEKAGVVASGVLARVREKLGFE; this is encoded by the coding sequence ATGGCAAAAATACTCACAGGCGTTCAAAGTACAGGAACACCACATTTAGGAAACTTACTTGGCGCAATCATTCCAGCAATCGAATTATCGAATAATCCAGCAAATGAATCCTTTCTTTTCATTGCCGATTTGCATTCGATCACCCAAATAAAAGACGGAAAAACATTAAGAGCCAATACCTACAGCACAGCAGCAGCCTGGTTGGCTTGTGGTTTGAATGTAAACAAAGTAGTTTTTTACCGTCAATCGGATGTGGCACAAACTGCGGAATTGTCTTGGTATTTGAGTTGTTTTTTTCCTTTTCAAAGATTGACATTAGCGCATTCTTTCAAAGACAAATCCGATAGATTGGAAGACGTTAACGCAGGATTATTTTCCTATCCAATGCTTATGGCTGCTGATATTTTGTTGTATGATGCGCAGTTTGTTCCCGTTGGAAAAGACCAATTGCAACATTTGGAAATCACACGTGATGTGGCTTCTCGTTTCAATCATCAGATGGGCGAAACTTTTGTACTTCCAGAAGCTAAAATTCAGGAAAACAGTATGCTAATTCCTGGTACCAATGGTGGAAAAATGAGTAAATCGGCCAATAATATTATCAATATTTTCTTGGATGACAAAGCCTTGCGCAAACAAGTAATGAGCATCGAAACCGATAGCACACCATTGGAAGATCCGAAAAATCCTGATACTTGCAACGCTTTTGCTATTTATTCTTTGTTAGCCAATGAAGAACAACTTGCGGAAATGAGAGAAAATTATTTAGGTGGAAATTACGGTTACGGTCATGCTAAACAAGCTTTATTTGAATTGATTGTAGAAAAATTCAAAACCGAAAGAGAAAAATACAATTATTACATCAACAACCTCGAAGAAGTAGATGCTTTATTGAAAATAGGTGCCGAAAAAGCTGGAGTTGTAGCCAGTGGCGTTTTGGCAAGAGTTAGAGAAAAATTGGGGTTTGAATAA
- a CDS encoding lysophospholipid acyltransferase family protein has product MRVIKIIFWVFYRIWFYILLGAPILVMFPFLVISILKESYYPYFFKMARIWAKTILFGMGFYYKIERQQKLESGKSYMLVSNHTSMVDIMLMLATIKQPFVFVGKQELVKIPLFGFFYKRTCILVDRKSSKSKHGVFERAQKRIKQGNSICIFPEGGVPADESIRLDSFKDGAFRLAIDHQLPIVPITFGDNKAHFSYTFLSGGPGLLRVKVLPFIETEGKTMADKNNLKDQTWNVINEQLLVFEKKK; this is encoded by the coding sequence ATGAGAGTAATAAAAATTATTTTTTGGGTATTCTACCGCATCTGGTTTTATATTTTATTAGGGGCGCCAATTTTGGTTATGTTCCCGTTTTTGGTAATTTCTATTCTGAAAGAAAGTTATTATCCTTATTTCTTTAAAATGGCCAGAATTTGGGCAAAAACCATTCTTTTTGGAATGGGATTTTATTATAAAATTGAAAGACAACAAAAACTTGAATCAGGAAAAAGTTATATGCTGGTTTCCAATCATACTTCTATGGTGGACATTATGTTGATGTTGGCAACGATAAAACAACCCTTTGTATTTGTGGGAAAACAAGAGTTGGTAAAAATCCCTTTGTTTGGCTTTTTCTACAAGCGCACTTGTATTTTGGTTGATAGAAAAAGTTCCAAAAGTAAGCATGGCGTTTTTGAACGTGCTCAAAAAAGAATCAAACAAGGCAATAGTATTTGTATTTTTCCCGAAGGAGGAGTTCCTGCTGACGAATCCATACGATTAGATTCTTTTAAAGATGGTGCTTTTCGATTAGCGATTGATCATCAATTGCCCATTGTTCCTATTACTTTTGGCGATAATAAGGCACATTTTTCTTATACTTTTTTGAGTGGAGGTCCAGGTCTTTTGCGAGTAAAAGTACTTCCTTTTATTGAAACTGAAGGTAAAACAATGGCGGATAAGAACAATCTTAAAGACCAAACTTGGAATGTAATTAACGAGCAATTATTGGTGTTTGAAAAGAAAAAATAG